One part of the Alosa alosa isolate M-15738 ecotype Scorff River chromosome 4, AALO_Geno_1.1, whole genome shotgun sequence genome encodes these proteins:
- the LOC125294038 gene encoding putative uncharacterized protein DDB_G0290521, with protein sequence MTGTRARQGPHQTPPGRMMVVGNTGKDQVRVGVRGGGYCRLLLMTLGGMYLGCLLFSLPYLCLQVLVMLEPSQARGGEGDIHLRWEPLPNPKYPDLSPPQPAVIHQLTPQPTLGPRPHPTSRGATPKKRRGRKKKHRHRHHHTSKGTTPSTLGTSTPTGITHTQPTPLLTTRLEHSHPPQKLPRPSTRSGYPLSLRLPPGHLLDRARSFLRSLWRGRRTQGTPRAAPTSGTTAQGPAKRQDKYSKGSAWTNTPPMPTGLGASKRPLTGLSGASQRTTKATEGVQTATPNDALQEDGEELLDDSALDTDNILYIGESGKEIYTPEPEASGSNEYIPVPDNATTQSKNESENVNSTSTLPESLSKNQTDGTQAKKRRKRSTSALEAWEDNSWMQWAKYTAKTVRPDGGCYVCSAVKPKLTILPAPGTGEGDAVHRESGRQYKEDKLSPFGCLVRLGSEELRKGVD encoded by the coding sequence ATGACGGGGACCAGGGCCCGCCAAGGCCCCCACCAGACTCCCCCGGGGaggatgatggtggtggggaACACAGGGAAGGACCAAGTACGCGTAGGAGTACGGGGCGGAGGGTACTGCCGGCTCCTGCTGATGACCCTGGGCGGAATGTACCTAGGGTGCCTGCTGTTTTCCCTCCCCTATCTGTGCCTACAGGTGCTGGTGATGCTGGAGCCGAGCCAGGCTCGAGGAGGGGAAGGCGACATCCACCTGAGGTGGGAACCACTCCCGAATCCCAAGTATCCCGACCTGTCACCGCCTCAACCAGCGGTGATCCATCAGCTGACCCCACAGCCCACTCTCGGGCCGCGACCACACCCGACCTCACGGGGAGCAACGCCGAAGAAACGCCGAGGCCGGAAGAAGAagcaccgccaccgccaccaccacaccaGCAAGGGAACGACACCATCGACTTTGGGGACTTCTACGCCGACTGGGATTACCCATACCCAGCCGACGCCCCTGCTGACGACCAGGCTGGAGCACAGTCATCCGCCGCAGAAATTGCCGAGGCCCTCGACGCGCTCAGGCTACCCGCTGTCCTTACGCCTCCCCCCCGGACACCTCCTCGACAGGGCTCGCAGCTTTCTGCGGAGCCTGTGGAGAGGCCGACGGACTCAGGGCACACCACGGGCGGCCCCCACTTCGGGGACGACCGCCCAGGGACCAGCCAAGAGACAAGACAAATACTCCAAGGGATCGGCCTGGACGAATACTCCCCCGATGCCCACTGGACTGGGGGCTTCGAAGAGGCCCTTGACTGGCCTCTCCGGAGCTTCCCAGAGGACGACGAAAGCGACGGAGGGGGTGCAGACTGCCACCCCCAATGACGCTCTGCAAGAGGACGGAGAGGAGCTGCTCGACGACAGTGCCCTAGACACGGACAATATTCTGTACATAGGGGAATCAGGAAAAGAAATATACACGCCAGAGCCGGAAGCATCGGGAAGTAACGAGTACATCCCGGTGCCGGACAATGCAACGACTCAAAGCAAGAATGAGAGCGAAAATGTAAATAGTACAAGCACACTTCCAGAAAGCCTGTCAAAGAACCAGACTGATGGGACTCAGGccaagaaaagaagaaagagatcAACAAGCGCTCTAGAGGCATGGGAGGACAATTCATGGATGCAATGGGCCAAATACACAGCAAAGACAGTACGACCAGACGGAGGGTGCTATGTGTGCTCGGCCGTAAAACCAAAGCTAACCATCCTACCAGCACCAGGAACTGGAGAGGGGGACGCGGTACACCGAGAATCAGGAAGGCAATACAAAGAGGATAAGCTGTCTCCGTTTGGATGTCTTGTGCGATTGGGGAGTGAGGAGTTACGTAAAGGGGTGGACTAG